DNA from Rosa rugosa chromosome 6, drRosRugo1.1, whole genome shotgun sequence:
ATACCAAATTGCACGATTTGACAACTTGCAATGAGTCTGATTCAAAGACCACAGGTTGAAGCCCATGAGCAAGGACAAAGCGTACAGCTAGAAGGACTGCCATAAGCTCAACCTGCTCTGGAGACTATATTTGTGTGAGAGGGGCAGCATGACCAGCCACAAAATGCCCACTAGAATCACGTATCACCAACCCAATGCCACCCATCTTCATTGAGGCATTGAAGGCTCCATCTACGTTCACTTTAAGCCAAGCCTGAGGAGGAGGAGTCCAGCAAGGACGAACTAGCTGCCTACGTCGGTTAGTTTTGTGGTAAGGGTTTGCAGCGTGAAAAGCTTGAAGCCTCACAATACCCTTAATACTAACATCAGCAGGGGAGCTCTCCAAACCATGCCAGAGCGTATCATTCCTTGTCATCCAAATAGTCGAAAATAAAACCATAAATAGATCAACATGTTCCTTTGTAAAATGCTCCATATAAGACAAAAACCATTCCTT
Protein-coding regions in this window:
- the LOC133716365 gene encoding uncharacterized protein LOC133716365: MIVIINLRPEWPLHTPPLPLTDRQELVGVPHDSCTWKASLLESTFSPEDCEIITSIPLSFRLPPDRIIWHYDPKGIFSVKSAYVVARDRILQINNGASSSSLSQSSSQLWGSIWKAHVPAKVKEWFLSYMEHFTKEHVDLFMVLFSTIWMTRNDTLWHGLESSPADVSIKGIVRLQAFHAANPYHKTNRRRQLVRPCWTPPPQAWLKVNVDGAFNASMKMGGIGLVIRDSSGHFVAGHAAPLTQI